Proteins from a genomic interval of Sphingobacterium sp. SYP-B4668:
- the mltG gene encoding endolytic transglycosylase MltG, with protein sequence MPKWLGIILALIIIVGGYFGWRYYEAFFGASVTDQQEYLYIREGDNYEKVLRTITEKGIVDNPDLFDVAAGKMDYKNNVKPGRYKLTPGMNNRRLIGNLRGGYQEAVKFRFETVRLKENFAALLGKNFEADSTAFISLLNDPTTAEKYGFTQENFFSMFIPNTYEIYWNTAPEKMFARFHDEYNKFWNEDRMAKARAINLTPQEVSVLASIVKGEALHKNEMPTIAGLYINRLKKGMLLQADPTVIFATKDFTIRRVLNKHLRTESPYNTYLNRGLPPGPISLPTIASIDAVLNYEHHDFIYMVAKEDFSGYHNFSRTESEHLAYARKYQQKLNERNIKK encoded by the coding sequence ATGCCTAAGTGGCTTGGAATTATATTAGCACTGATCATCATTGTCGGTGGGTATTTTGGATGGCGCTACTACGAAGCGTTTTTTGGCGCTAGCGTAACAGACCAGCAAGAGTACCTCTACATACGTGAGGGAGACAATTACGAAAAAGTACTCCGTACAATCACAGAAAAGGGTATCGTAGATAATCCCGATTTATTTGATGTGGCAGCGGGTAAGATGGATTATAAAAACAACGTAAAGCCAGGGCGATATAAATTGACTCCGGGGATGAACAATCGTCGTCTTATCGGCAATTTAAGGGGGGGATATCAAGAAGCTGTAAAATTTAGATTTGAAACGGTAAGGCTAAAAGAGAATTTTGCAGCATTGCTGGGCAAAAATTTTGAAGCGGACTCTACTGCTTTCATCTCCTTATTAAATGACCCAACTACAGCCGAAAAGTATGGATTTACACAGGAGAATTTCTTTTCGATGTTTATCCCAAATACTTACGAGATTTATTGGAATACTGCTCCAGAAAAGATGTTTGCCCGATTCCACGACGAATATAATAAGTTTTGGAATGAAGACCGTATGGCCAAAGCTCGGGCTATCAATTTGACTCCACAAGAAGTCAGTGTATTGGCTTCCATCGTCAAAGGTGAGGCGCTACATAAAAATGAGATGCCCACCATCGCGGGATTGTATATCAACAGATTGAAAAAAGGCATGCTTCTGCAAGCAGACCCCACAGTCATATTTGCAACAAAAGATTTTACAATTCGTCGGGTTTTAAATAAACATCTCCGGACAGAATCTCCATATAATACCTACCTCAATAGAGGGTTGCCTCCAGGACCTATCAGCCTGCCTACCATTGCTTCCATAGATGCCGTCTTGAACTATGAACACCACGATTTCATTTACATGGTCGCTAAGGAAGATTTTTCAGGATATCACAATTTCTCCAGAACTGAGAGCGAACATCTTGCCTATGCTCGTAAATATCAACAGAAACTGAATGAAAGAAATATAAAAAAATAA
- a CDS encoding PASTA domain-containing protein, whose product MSKIFTYLRTDTFRKNLILAIVFFVILFLGIYFGLGIYTKHDEAIPVPTVKGMTIEQAIAALEKADLDYQVDSVYQMDAKPGLVIEQDPEADFHVKSGRTIYLTIITKSAPETDFPNIIDKTLIEATAILKNHGFRMGDTTYVADIAKDVVLDVKFAGQKLKAGRMVPKGSRIELVLGDGRGEDEINIPNLIGLTLSEAKFALQGVGLNLGVVQYQGAISDSTAARVSAQTPDTTGGLVSLGTPINLSLSQQ is encoded by the coding sequence ATGTCAAAAATATTCACTTACCTACGAACTGACACGTTCAGAAAGAACTTAATATTAGCAATTGTCTTCTTTGTCATTCTATTCTTGGGCATATACTTTGGATTGGGCATCTACACCAAACATGACGAAGCTATTCCAGTACCTACGGTAAAAGGAATGACAATCGAACAGGCTATTGCTGCTTTAGAAAAGGCGGACCTTGACTACCAAGTAGACTCCGTGTATCAGATGGATGCAAAGCCAGGTCTGGTTATCGAACAAGATCCTGAAGCAGATTTCCATGTCAAAAGCGGCCGTACAATCTATTTAACTATCATTACCAAAAGTGCCCCTGAGACAGATTTTCCAAATATCATAGATAAAACCTTAATTGAAGCTACAGCGATTCTAAAAAACCATGGATTCCGTATGGGAGACACTACATACGTGGCAGATATTGCCAAAGATGTAGTACTGGATGTTAAGTTCGCTGGGCAAAAGTTAAAAGCTGGCCGAATGGTGCCCAAGGGCTCACGCATCGAACTCGTATTGGGTGATGGTCGTGGTGAAGATGAAATTAATATCCCGAACTTAATAGGCTTGACGCTTAGTGAAGCCAAATTTGCATTACAAGGTGTAGGACTTAACCTAGGTGTTGTCCAGTACCAAGGTGCTATAAGTGATTCTACCGCTGCTAGAGTTTCTGCCCAAACCCCAGATACCACAGGTGGGTTGGTGAGCTTGGGGACCCCCATCAATCTATCACTTTCACAACAATAA
- a CDS encoding D-alanine--D-alanine ligase, producing the protein MKAKIALLTGGYTGESEVSFKSSAFVYAKIDHEKYDVYLITITKEQWFYVNDAGIKHVISREDFTLQLEDRKIHFDLAFIMIHGTPGEDGRLQGYFDMLDIPYTSCDALTSSLTMNKGYTKSVLQGIDYLHMAKSVLLFDSQYDYAVELVEANLALPYFVKPNAGGSSIGMTKVKTATELPDAIAKAFNAENTGRQVIVEEFVTGREFSEGVYRNERGELVVLPATEVRTTREFFDYEAKYTPGLTEEITPADLTTLQTTRIAQILREIYVRLNCKGMVRIDFFLEKDTDKFYFIEINTIPGQTPQSFIPQQVRAAGMSETEFYGQLIEVALKK; encoded by the coding sequence ATGAAAGCAAAAATAGCATTATTAACTGGAGGATATACAGGCGAATCGGAAGTTTCTTTCAAAAGTTCAGCTTTCGTATATGCTAAGATAGACCATGAAAAATATGATGTCTACCTTATTACGATTACTAAAGAACAATGGTTTTATGTTAATGACGCTGGAATTAAACATGTAATTTCAAGAGAAGATTTTACGCTTCAATTGGAAGACAGGAAAATTCATTTTGATTTAGCTTTTATTATGATCCACGGGACTCCAGGAGAAGATGGTAGACTGCAGGGATATTTTGACATGTTGGATATTCCATATACATCTTGTGACGCACTGACCTCATCATTGACGATGAATAAAGGATACACAAAATCTGTTTTGCAAGGAATTGACTATCTTCATATGGCAAAATCTGTTTTGTTGTTTGATTCCCAATATGATTATGCCGTTGAGTTGGTCGAGGCCAACCTGGCTCTTCCATATTTTGTGAAACCCAATGCCGGAGGCAGTAGTATTGGTATGACTAAGGTGAAGACCGCCACTGAGCTGCCTGATGCCATTGCCAAAGCATTTAATGCCGAAAATACAGGCAGGCAGGTGATTGTTGAAGAGTTTGTTACTGGACGTGAGTTTTCAGAGGGGGTATATAGAAATGAGCGAGGAGAGTTGGTCGTGTTGCCAGCGACAGAGGTAAGGACTACGCGAGAGTTTTTTGATTACGAAGCCAAGTATACGCCGGGTCTGACTGAAGAAATTACACCAGCAGATTTGACCACATTACAAACGACAAGAATTGCACAAATACTTAGAGAAATCTATGTACGACTCAACTGTAAAGGCATGGTTCGTATTGATTTTTTTCTTGAAAAGGACACGGATAAATTCTATTTTATTGAAATCAATACCATACCTGGTCAAACACCCCAAAGCTTCATCCCCCAACAAGTACGAGCGGCAGGGATGAGTGAGACAGAATTCTATGGGCAGTTGATCGAAGTCGCGTTAAAGAAGTAA
- a CDS encoding serine hydrolase, with amino-acid sequence MKKTCCLLLSLLAMNSFAQSTDTTYLKQLLQKHSDVFADVLNHPRHHEVQILFTQINRNKENVASFQSFSYRLDSEWYFYPASTVKLTTAIFALEKINELNIKGLTSDTPLRIDSAFDKQSSVYTDLSAINGLPSIAQYVRKILLTSDNDAQNRLYEFIGRAELNKKLKKHGAKHSRIVNRLAIGDKGIWSKHTNPITFFLNDTIVYQQAAQYDASDYPIALQNTVQGKGHMNEKDEVVYEPWSFEGLNVYTIEDQQMILRKLLFPESFPVSERFCLQERDYCLLYDYMSRYPHESNYPSYDTVEFWPTYSKLLFYGREKNAVLNPNIRIFNKYGDSYGYNIDNAYIVDFKNGVEFLLTVVVQANANEIYNDGIYEYETVTYPFLKNLGQILYQEELKRVKEVKPDLSKFDFRKRLK; translated from the coding sequence ATGAAAAAGACATGTTGTTTACTATTGAGTTTACTTGCTATGAATAGCTTCGCACAAAGCACAGATACTACCTACTTAAAGCAGCTCCTGCAAAAACATTCTGATGTCTTCGCAGACGTCCTTAATCATCCTCGACATCACGAGGTGCAAATCCTATTTACACAAATCAATCGAAATAAGGAGAATGTTGCGAGTTTTCAATCCTTTTCATATAGATTGGATTCAGAATGGTATTTCTATCCAGCTAGCACGGTGAAATTAACGACCGCTATATTTGCATTGGAAAAAATCAATGAGTTGAACATAAAGGGGCTTACTTCGGATACTCCTCTACGAATCGATTCGGCATTTGACAAACAATCTAGTGTCTACACTGACCTGTCTGCGATAAATGGACTCCCTTCGATAGCTCAATATGTCCGTAAAATCCTCTTGACAAGTGACAATGATGCCCAAAATAGACTTTATGAGTTTATTGGTAGAGCGGAACTCAATAAAAAGCTAAAAAAACATGGAGCAAAACACAGCCGTATTGTGAATCGGTTGGCGATTGGCGATAAAGGAATTTGGTCTAAGCATACCAATCCCATTACCTTCTTCCTGAATGATACGATTGTCTATCAACAGGCCGCTCAATATGACGCTAGTGACTATCCCATTGCCTTACAAAACACAGTACAGGGCAAGGGTCACATGAACGAAAAAGATGAAGTGGTGTATGAGCCTTGGAGCTTTGAAGGACTGAATGTATATACTATTGAAGACCAACAGATGATTTTAAGAAAACTACTATTTCCAGAGTCATTTCCTGTATCAGAGCGATTCTGCCTACAAGAAAGGGACTACTGTCTATTATATGATTACATGTCTAGGTATCCACATGAATCCAATTATCCCAGCTATGACACTGTGGAATTTTGGCCGACCTATAGTAAATTACTCTTTTATGGAAGGGAAAAAAATGCAGTTTTAAATCCGAACATTCGAATCTTTAATAAGTATGGAGACTCCTACGGATACAATATTGACAATGCCTATATCGTAGACTTTAAAAATGGTGTGGAGTTTTTACTCACGGTAGTGGTGCAAGCCAATGCCAATGAGATATACAATGACGGTATATATGAATACGAAACTGTTACTTACCCCTTCTTGAAAAATTTGGGTCAAATATTATACCAAGAGGAGTTGAAACGGGTGAAGGAAGTAAAACCTGACCTGAGCAAGTTTGATTTCAGAAAAAGACTAAAGTAA
- a CDS encoding cryptochrome/photolyase family protein: MNVTDGELVIYWFRRDLRLTDNHALYRALVSGGRVQPVFIFDTSILSQIENKEDARVTFIHERLSQIQSLLEPYGSSIKTYFGDPEKIWKEILSTYAPKAVFANRDYEPLASQRDQEIENLLSRSNVDFYLFKDQVIFDRAEIVKGDGTPYTVYTPYKNKWIDRLEQDETQLLVFPSLEQLDMLYPSKHVLHTLSQIGFRKSNIEFPPDVITGDIITHYPNTRDIPGLDKGTSRLGLHLRFGTISIRNLVSKAYANQDRTFLSELIWREFFMMNLWHFPNMINTAFYKKYDYIIWENDTLQFEAWCKGKTGYPLVDAGMRELNATGFMHNRVRMLTASFLCKHLLIDWRWGEAYFAQKLLDYDQSANVGNWQWAAGCGMDAAPYFRIFNPTLQLKKFDPQLIYIKKWVPEFQELTYPQPIVDHSWARERALARYKSALSNS, encoded by the coding sequence ATGAATGTGACGGATGGTGAATTAGTTATTTATTGGTTTCGTCGTGACCTTCGTCTGACGGACAATCATGCCTTATACAGGGCTTTGGTGTCAGGGGGGAGAGTGCAACCTGTTTTTATTTTTGACACCAGTATACTATCTCAAATTGAGAATAAGGAGGATGCAAGAGTAACGTTCATTCATGAACGGCTTTCGCAAATCCAGAGCCTATTGGAACCTTACGGTTCAAGTATCAAAACTTACTTTGGAGATCCTGAGAAAATATGGAAAGAAATACTATCCACATATGCTCCAAAGGCAGTATTTGCCAATAGAGACTATGAACCTTTGGCTTCTCAAAGGGACCAAGAAATTGAGAACTTACTATCTAGAAGCAATGTAGATTTCTATTTGTTCAAAGACCAAGTTATCTTCGATAGAGCGGAAATTGTAAAAGGTGACGGCACACCTTATACTGTCTATACACCATATAAGAATAAATGGATAGATAGGCTCGAACAAGATGAAACACAGCTTCTAGTATTTCCCTCACTGGAGCAACTCGACATGCTCTACCCGTCAAAACACGTCCTACATACGCTTTCTCAAATCGGGTTTAGAAAGTCGAATATCGAATTTCCACCTGATGTGATAACTGGTGATATCATAACTCACTATCCCAATACAAGAGATATACCTGGGCTAGATAAGGGCACTTCTCGTCTGGGATTACATTTGCGATTTGGAACTATTAGCATACGAAATCTAGTTTCCAAAGCTTATGCAAATCAAGATCGTACTTTTCTAAGCGAACTGATTTGGCGAGAATTTTTCATGATGAACTTGTGGCATTTCCCCAATATGATTAATACCGCTTTTTACAAAAAGTACGATTACATTATTTGGGAGAATGACACGCTACAATTCGAAGCTTGGTGTAAAGGAAAGACAGGATACCCGCTCGTCGATGCAGGAATGCGCGAGTTGAATGCTACGGGTTTTATGCACAATCGTGTCCGTATGCTTACTGCTAGCTTTCTATGCAAACACTTGCTCATTGATTGGCGATGGGGTGAGGCTTACTTCGCTCAAAAGTTGCTCGACTATGATCAAAGTGCCAATGTCGGCAATTGGCAATGGGCTGCGGGGTGTGGTATGGACGCAGCTCCATATTTCCGCATATTCAATCCAACGTTGCAGTTGAAAAAATTTGACCCTCAATTGATTTATATTAAAAAATGGGTTCCCGAGTTTCAAGAACTAACTTACCCTCAACCCATTGTCGACCACTCTTGGGCTAGAGAGCGAGCTCTTGCGCGTTACAAATCGGCACTCTCGAATTCTTAG
- a CDS encoding dihydrofolate reductase — translation MNNLTITLIVAATENNIIGKNNQMPWHLPNDFKYFKKVTLGHSVIMGRKTFDAIGKPLPERRNIVVTRNQDFNPLEVDTANSLNEALLYCRDEREIFIIGGANIYAQSLPFANRVLLTRVHTELDGDAKFPELAPQEWLLESEERHEADEKHAFAYTFQVYVRQAK, via the coding sequence ATGAACAATCTTACCATAACTTTAATCGTAGCAGCTACGGAGAACAATATCATAGGAAAGAACAATCAGATGCCTTGGCACTTGCCTAATGATTTTAAATATTTCAAAAAAGTCACATTAGGACACAGTGTTATCATGGGTAGAAAGACTTTTGATGCCATTGGTAAGCCCCTTCCCGAACGTCGTAATATCGTTGTAACTCGTAATCAAGACTTCAATCCGCTAGAGGTGGATACGGCCAATAGCCTGAACGAAGCTTTGCTTTATTGTCGAGATGAACGGGAGATATTTATTATCGGCGGTGCCAATATTTATGCGCAAAGCCTGCCTTTTGCAAACCGAGTATTGCTTACTCGTGTACATACCGAATTAGATGGGGATGCAAAATTCCCAGAACTTGCTCCACAAGAATGGCTATTAGAAAGTGAAGAAAGACATGAGGCAGATGAAAAGCATGCATTTGCATATACATTCCAAGTATATGTACGCCAAGCCAAATGA
- a CDS encoding thymidylate synthase has product MKQYLDLLQHVYNHGVVKTDRTGTGTKSVFGYQMRFDLKEGFPLVTTKKLHLRSILHELIWFLKGETNIQYLKENGVSIWDEWADEEGNLGPVYGSQWRSWPTPDGRHIDQIAQIISQLKNTPDSRRIIVSAWNVAEIENMALPPCHAFFQFYVAPAQPDKGILKPQLSCQLYQRSADIFLGVPFNIASYALLTMMVAQVCDMEASEFIHTLGDAHIYSNHFEQTELQLSRTPLALPQIRINPVVKNIFDFKFEDFELVNYESHPHIKAPVAV; this is encoded by the coding sequence ATGAAACAATATCTAGATCTCTTACAGCACGTATATAACCATGGTGTCGTCAAAACTGACCGTACAGGTACCGGAACGAAAAGTGTATTTGGTTATCAGATGCGTTTTGATTTGAAGGAGGGGTTTCCACTTGTAACGACTAAAAAATTGCATCTTCGCTCGATCCTACACGAGCTTATCTGGTTTTTAAAAGGTGAAACAAATATCCAATATTTAAAAGAAAATGGGGTAAGTATCTGGGATGAATGGGCTGATGAAGAGGGCAATCTAGGGCCTGTATATGGCTCGCAATGGCGTTCTTGGCCAACACCAGACGGGCGACATATCGATCAAATTGCACAAATCATCTCACAATTGAAAAATACACCTGACTCACGAAGGATTATTGTATCAGCATGGAATGTTGCAGAAATCGAAAATATGGCTTTACCTCCCTGTCACGCTTTTTTTCAATTTTATGTAGCACCTGCACAACCAGACAAAGGGATATTAAAACCACAGCTCTCTTGTCAACTCTATCAACGAAGTGCTGATATTTTCTTAGGCGTGCCTTTCAATATTGCGTCATATGCATTATTGACAATGATGGTAGCACAAGTTTGCGATATGGAGGCTTCCGAATTCATTCATACCCTAGGGGATGCACATATTTACAGCAATCACTTTGAACAGACAGAGTTGCAATTAAGCAGAACACCTTTGGCTCTGCCACAAATAAGAATAAATCCCGTAGTCAAGAATATATTTGACTTTAAGTTTGAAGATTTTGAACTGGTCAACTATGAATCTCATCCGCATATCAAAGCACCTGTTGCTGTATAG